The DNA sequence CTTTACAGGGTATCCTTTGTGTGAAATAGGCGCGGACGCGCCGAAACGGCACAAGGAGGCACCATGACCGCGGCCTATTCCAGCCTTGCCATACCCCGCCCGGAAGACCTGATTTTCGGCCACGCCCCGAAACCGGTGACCACGCGCCTCGGCATTGTCATTGGCGGCGGACAGGTGTACCCGGAGCTCAATTTCACCCTGCCCACGATGGAACTTTCGGAGGACACCTGGACGCAGGTGCGCGGCCACTACGAGCGCATCGCGCAGGGCGCGCTCAGGCGGGCCGCCGCGCTGGGCGCGCCGGGGGTCGTGCTCGAGTGCGAGACCCTGCCGCCGATGACGGACCGGCCTGAATGGGCGGAGGAAATCTGCCGCATCCTGCTGGACCACATCGCGGACGCCCACGCGAAGACGGGGCTGAGGGCGGCGCTGCGCATGACCCCGAACGACAACCGGGAAATGGTGCGCCCGCCCGTGATGCGGTCGGGCCGGCTGCTGGACAACATGCTGGAGTCCTTTGACCGCTGCGCGGCCCTGGGCGCGGACCTTCTGAGCATCGAGTCCGTCGGCGGCAAAGAAATCCACGACGACGCGCTGACCATGTGCAACATCCGCCATTCCATCTTCGCCCTGTGCGTGATGGGCGCGCGGGACATGCGCTTCCTCTGGACGCGGATTGTTGAAACCGCCGCGCGGCACGGGGTGCATGCGGCGGGCGACACGGCCTGCGGCTTCGGGAACACGGCCATGGTGCTGGCGGAGCAGGGCATGATCCCCCGCGTGTTCGCCGCCGTGGTGCGCGCCGTCAC is a window from the Candidatus Hydrogenedentota bacterium genome containing:
- a CDS encoding methanol--corrinoid methyltransferase — translated: MTAAYSSLAIPRPEDLIFGHAPKPVTTRLGIVIGGGQVYPELNFTLPTMELSEDTWTQVRGHYERIAQGALRRAAALGAPGVVLECETLPPMTDRPEWAEEICRILLDHIADAHAKTGLRAALRMTPNDNREMVRPPVMRSGRLLDNMLESFDRCAALGADLLSIESVGGKEIHDDALTMCNIRHSIFALCVMGARDMRFLWTRIVETAARHGVHAAGDTACGFGNTAMVLAEQGMIPRVFAAVVRAVTAVRSLAAYECGAVGPGKDCGYENPLLKAITGHPMAMEGKAATCAHLSPLGNIAGATCDLWSNESVQNIRLLADMAPTCFLETLEYDCRLFNEALRDGRDGAAALQRWMVRSDAPLDPQAWVLRPESVVAVAREIVAAKSDYEAGRRAALCAVSLLQSAWEAGELRIPDREVPYLAMIQADLESMPDSEDAFITACMDEVDRGKFVPADYDL